In Anaerostipes hadrus ATCC 29173 = JCM 17467, a single genomic region encodes these proteins:
- a CDS encoding TIGR02678 family protein — protein sequence MKPLEILLSKRWILKDREKELYYQLKDEIGKSRDFLTEKLGYQAIITQNLIKLEKIPAYAQNWMGIQDFSDHLEYIFLCMILMFLEDRDAREQFVLSMLTEYIQANIKEEQIDWTIYSYRRHLVKVMKYCVKIGILEIDDGSEDSFIKSDEGEVLYQNTGASRYFMKNFSRDISDYQSQEDFLKEEWIGMNEDRGIIRRQRVYRSLLMSPGIYLNDDTEEDFAYVRHYRGMIEEELNRFFDCELQVHKTSAFLIMGEDSNLGRSFPEENTLSDIVLLWCNLFRQKIADGSIEVPAGEDIVISRQQFLTISEECKRQYGSGWIKTYREMTMGEFCKKLKEYMIFMEMIMEKYDQIIVYPIVGKVAGCYPKDFKGGETNE from the coding sequence ATGAAACCATTGGAGATACTATTAAGTAAGCGATGGATCTTGAAGGATCGAGAGAAAGAATTATATTATCAGTTAAAAGATGAGATTGGAAAAAGCAGAGACTTTCTGACAGAGAAGTTAGGATATCAGGCGATCATAACCCAAAATCTTATAAAATTAGAGAAGATACCAGCTTATGCACAAAACTGGATGGGAATTCAGGATTTTTCGGATCATTTGGAATACATCTTCCTATGTATGATCTTGATGTTTTTGGAAGATCGTGATGCAAGAGAGCAATTCGTGTTATCAATGTTGACAGAATATATTCAAGCAAATATCAAAGAAGAACAGATTGACTGGACGATCTACAGTTATCGAAGGCATCTTGTCAAAGTGATGAAATACTGTGTCAAGATTGGAATTCTTGAGATTGATGATGGAAGTGAAGATAGTTTTATAAAAAGTGATGAGGGAGAAGTTTTATATCAGAACACAGGAGCCTCCAGATATTTTATGAAGAACTTCTCACGAGATATTTCTGATTATCAAAGTCAGGAGGATTTCTTAAAAGAAGAATGGATCGGGATGAATGAAGATCGTGGAATTATAAGAAGACAGAGAGTTTATCGTTCTCTTTTGATGTCACCTGGAATTTATTTAAATGATGATACAGAAGAAGATTTTGCATATGTCAGGCATTATCGTGGAATGATCGAGGAAGAGCTAAATCGGTTTTTTGATTGTGAATTGCAAGTGCATAAGACTAGTGCATTTTTGATCATGGGAGAAGATAGCAATCTGGGGAGATCATTCCCAGAGGAGAATACATTATCAGATATTGTTTTGTTATGGTGTAATTTATTCCGACAGAAGATTGCGGATGGAAGCATAGAAGTACCAGCAGGGGAAGATATTGTGATTTCAAGGCAGCAGTTTCTGACGATATCGGAAGAGTGCAAGAGGCAGTACGGAAGTGGATGGATCAAAACATACAGGGAGATGACAATGGGTGAATTTTGTAAAAAATTAAAAGAATACATGATCTTTATGGAGATGATCATGGAAAAATATGACCAGATCATAGTGTATCCGATTGTTGGAAAAGTAGCAGGATGTTATCCAAAGGATTTTAAAGGTGGTGAAACAAATGAATAA
- a CDS encoding TIGR02680 family protein gives MNNSRWKMNKIGLLDFWYYDDQEFYFLDGRMLLRGSNGSGKSVTMQSFIPLLLDGNMRPERLDPFGSRARKMENYLLEDGDERDERTGYLYMEFKRKDVENFLTIGIGLRARRGKKLDPWYFCITDGRRVGKDIFLYKDLKEKIAYSKMELRNRIGDGGRIFESQKEYAAYVNQVLFGFETMDEYREMLELLIQLRTPKLSKDFKPTVINDILGNSLQTLSEDDLRPMSEAIENMDGLKTNLDNLKESLEAAKQIEKVYDQYNQIVLYHKAAKYKKETVQYNKIKDQLKTLEITIKETKEKYEQELQHHEELSTEQSARQEERRSLEHNDATKLKEQEQALTKQISDLEQKIEEKQRQLEQKREKQIQNDDRLKRLQDEKEQSKEETKDIFDEMEECISEAAFDEFNFMKDEFEKSEDEGFDFHAHRQILERYQQKIQDGIDVLEKERKAQDQYDEHLKKLDEFRAQRESAERGYHQYENQFQEIKEELTEKVYHWEKDTKLLKLEDEQLQAISRMIKGYIFGTDEGKIYEIVRHQKYIKEDQLRDQQRILTAHKEDVETQLKEKRAQLEEWQNKKDPEPQLSEEVYENRELLKEYQIEAIPFYKAIDFADRLNDEQRNHLEEALYRMGVLNALIVEEEDRPRIESLDQGTCDTYIYGSVEHVKNNMLELLNIDNEENDILFYQKISNVLSSIGYISSNEKEASTWIHENGNFKIGILEGTITGNYQAKYIGAMSRERYRMEQEHLLEEICENLQHELDVKQEEIRQNNEQIILLHKEEETFPEFQDLKLAAKEFDQKEHILSMVEHQVKEQQEVVETSAKSLNAIHLEVQTICSGIYLAVRFDVFMKVKESLAEYQNLLMKLQLEHQTYLNRLSDIKGKQEYAQDIEVDIDEILYDQGQAKRQCREIKVQRDLVIDQLSLTDYEEIRHQLDQCLERIAKLPAEIERSIVRSTSLRKDLERFKQDLEMKNIDQEQQAIIVGFLKDAFCKELKQGLVELDLKADIQTEEGIRQLSNMICKTYRDIAERRTQNDAFALIQENFQKNKVYLHEYFPTIHTMFDDILVPESLGEFQINRINITGKYRGVTIEFKKLVERLNVDVEEQARLLSDRDRELFEDILANTLSKKIRAKIQSSKRWVDNMNQLMESMQTSSGLKLSLKWKSKKAGKEEQLDTRKLVDILQKDYDIMREEEVLQLSQHFRSKIDEARKMSSESDGVQSFHSIMKDVLDYRKWFEFQLEYQKTGEKKRELTDRTFFTFSGGEKAMAMYVPLFSAVAAKYEGAREDAPRMISLDEAFAGVDEMNIKDMFRLMVEFEFDFMMNSQILWGDYETVPVIAVYQLIRPENVKYVTVISYVWNGKVRSLVDKIGDEIERG, from the coding sequence ATGAATAATAGTCGGTGGAAAATGAACAAAATAGGATTACTGGATTTCTGGTATTACGATGATCAGGAGTTTTATTTTCTGGACGGAAGAATGTTATTAAGAGGTTCTAATGGTTCTGGAAAATCAGTTACCATGCAAAGCTTTATTCCGCTTCTTTTAGATGGCAATATGCGTCCGGAACGACTAGATCCATTTGGCTCCAGAGCACGTAAAATGGAAAACTATCTGTTAGAAGACGGTGATGAAAGAGATGAACGAACAGGATATCTCTATATGGAATTTAAACGAAAAGATGTTGAAAATTTTTTAACGATCGGTATTGGGTTGAGAGCCAGAAGAGGAAAGAAATTAGATCCTTGGTATTTTTGCATTACAGATGGCAGAAGAGTTGGTAAAGATATTTTTCTGTACAAGGATTTAAAAGAAAAGATTGCATATTCAAAAATGGAATTAAGAAACAGGATTGGAGATGGCGGACGTATTTTTGAAAGTCAGAAAGAGTATGCTGCATATGTGAATCAGGTACTTTTTGGTTTTGAGACAATGGATGAATATCGAGAGATGTTAGAATTGTTGATCCAGTTGCGTACACCAAAGTTATCCAAAGATTTTAAACCAACGGTGATCAATGATATTCTTGGGAATTCTCTACAGACATTATCAGAAGATGATCTGCGTCCGATGTCAGAAGCCATTGAAAATATGGATGGATTAAAGACGAATCTTGACAATCTAAAGGAAAGTCTGGAAGCAGCAAAACAGATAGAGAAAGTATACGATCAATATAATCAGATTGTGTTATACCACAAAGCAGCAAAATATAAAAAAGAAACTGTCCAGTACAATAAGATAAAAGATCAGTTAAAAACTTTAGAAATAACGATTAAGGAAACAAAAGAAAAATATGAACAGGAATTACAACATCATGAAGAATTAAGTACAGAACAATCTGCAAGACAGGAAGAGAGACGTTCTCTTGAACATAATGATGCAACGAAATTAAAAGAGCAAGAACAAGCACTTACAAAACAGATCTCAGATCTGGAACAAAAGATTGAAGAAAAACAACGTCAATTGGAGCAGAAAAGAGAAAAACAGATTCAAAATGATGATCGTTTAAAGAGACTTCAAGATGAAAAAGAACAGTCAAAAGAAGAAACCAAAGATATATTTGATGAGATGGAAGAATGTATTTCAGAAGCAGCGTTTGATGAATTTAATTTCATGAAAGACGAATTTGAGAAATCAGAAGATGAAGGTTTTGATTTTCATGCACATCGTCAGATATTAGAAAGATATCAGCAAAAGATTCAGGATGGAATCGATGTGCTTGAAAAAGAGAGAAAAGCACAAGATCAGTATGACGAACATCTTAAGAAATTAGATGAATTCCGTGCTCAAAGAGAAAGTGCAGAAAGAGGATATCATCAGTATGAGAATCAATTTCAAGAGATCAAAGAAGAACTGACGGAGAAGGTTTATCATTGGGAGAAAGATACAAAATTACTGAAGTTAGAAGACGAACAGCTGCAAGCGATCAGCCGGATGATCAAAGGGTATATATTTGGAACAGATGAAGGAAAGATTTATGAGATCGTTCGTCATCAAAAATATATCAAGGAAGATCAATTGAGAGATCAACAGAGAATTTTAACTGCTCACAAAGAAGACGTTGAGACACAATTAAAAGAAAAAAGGGCACAATTAGAAGAATGGCAGAATAAAAAAGATCCAGAACCTCAACTTTCAGAAGAAGTTTACGAGAATCGTGAACTTTTAAAAGAATATCAGATTGAGGCAATTCCATTTTACAAAGCGATTGATTTTGCGGATCGATTAAATGATGAACAGAGGAATCATTTAGAAGAAGCACTTTACAGAATGGGAGTTTTGAATGCGCTGATCGTAGAGGAAGAAGACCGTCCAAGAATTGAATCATTAGATCAGGGAACTTGCGATACTTATATTTATGGAAGTGTAGAGCATGTAAAGAACAATATGTTGGAATTGTTAAATATTGATAATGAAGAGAATGACATTTTATTTTATCAAAAGATCTCAAATGTACTTTCTTCCATTGGATATATAAGTTCAAATGAGAAAGAAGCATCTACTTGGATCCATGAAAATGGTAATTTTAAAATCGGAATTCTGGAAGGGACGATCACAGGAAATTATCAGGCAAAATATATTGGAGCAATGTCAAGAGAACGTTACCGCATGGAACAGGAACATCTTTTAGAGGAAATCTGTGAGAATCTGCAGCATGAGTTAGATGTCAAACAAGAAGAAATCAGACAAAACAATGAACAGATTATATTATTACATAAAGAAGAGGAAACATTTCCTGAATTTCAGGATCTAAAGCTTGCAGCGAAAGAGTTTGATCAAAAGGAACATATACTTTCTATGGTTGAACATCAGGTAAAGGAGCAACAAGAAGTTGTAGAAACTTCAGCAAAATCCTTAAATGCGATTCATCTGGAAGTTCAAACAATCTGTAGCGGAATTTATCTTGCAGTGCGTTTTGATGTTTTTATGAAAGTGAAAGAAAGTCTTGCTGAATATCAGAATCTGTTAATGAAACTACAGTTAGAGCATCAGACGTATTTGAACAGATTATCAGATATTAAAGGAAAGCAAGAATATGCACAGGATATCGAAGTAGATATTGATGAGATCTTATACGATCAAGGACAGGCAAAAAGACAGTGCCGTGAAATCAAAGTGCAAAGAGATCTTGTGATCGATCAATTGAGTTTAACAGATTATGAAGAGATCAGGCATCAGTTAGACCAGTGTCTGGAACGTATTGCAAAACTGCCAGCAGAAATAGAAAGATCTATAGTGAGAAGTACTTCTTTACGAAAGGATCTGGAGAGATTCAAACAAGATCTGGAAATGAAAAATATCGATCAGGAACAACAAGCGATCATTGTTGGATTTTTGAAAGATGCATTTTGCAAGGAGTTAAAGCAGGGGTTGGTTGAGCTTGATTTAAAAGCAGATATTCAAACGGAAGAAGGAATCCGACAATTGTCTAATATGATCTGTAAAACATATCGAGATATTGCAGAAAGAAGAACACAAAATGATGCATTTGCACTGATTCAGGAAAATTTCCAGAAAAATAAAGTATATCTGCATGAATATTTTCCGACGATTCATACGATGTTTGATGATATTTTGGTACCAGAAAGCTTAGGGGAATTCCAGATCAATCGAATCAATATCACTGGAAAATACAGAGGTGTCACAATTGAATTTAAGAAACTTGTGGAGAGATTAAATGTGGATGTTGAGGAACAAGCAAGATTATTAAGTGACCGAGACAGAGAATTGTTTGAAGATATTCTTGCCAATACATTAAGTAAGAAAATCCGTGCAAAGATTCAATCGAGTAAGCGATGGGTTGATAACATGAATCAGCTGATGGAATCTATGCAGACATCCAGTGGATTAAAGTTAAGTTTGAAATGGAAGAGTAAGAAAGCGGGAAAAGAAGAACAGTTAGATACAAGAAAATTAGTAGATATTTTACAAAAAGATTATGATATCATGAGGGAAGAAGAAGTTCTACAATTAAGCCAGCATTTCCGTTCAAAGATCGATGAAGCACGTAAAATGTCAAGTGAATCTGATGGAGTACAGTCTTTCCACAGTATTATGAAGGACGTTCTTGATTACCGTAAATGGTTCGAATTCCAGTTGGAATATCAAAAAACAGGCGAAAAGAAAAGAGAACTTACAGACCGAACTTTCTTTACATTTAGTGGAGGAGAAAAAGCAATGGCAATGTATGTTCCATTATTTTCAGCGGTTGCGGCAAAATATGAAGGTGCAAGAGAGGATGCACCAAGGATGATTTCCCTAGATGAAGCATTTGCTGGTGTGGATGAGATGAATATCAAAGATATGTTCCGTCTGATGGTCGAATTTGAATTTGATTTTATGATGAATTCACAGATTCTATGGGGAGATTATGAAACTGTTCCAGTGATCGCAGTATATCAGCTGATCCGCCCAGAGAATGTCAAATACGTGACTGTGATCTCATATGTATGGAATGGAAAAGTTCGAAGTCTGGTAGATAAAATAGGTGATGAAATTGAGAGAGGATAA
- a CDS encoding TIGR02679 domain-containing protein, with the protein MREDKNSEYNQLLQEAIIYFKKYPVFHKIFSGFCKKYESLGHLGGTVVIKNLTKDEKMQLSGFFQRDFYKNKTISISMQRMEKALKDSKFESLEWMDILEEYFDHKMIWKKEMLQKENEKRELFFALLLKEIKSDLVREWLNDRIRERSLIYQRLQKEYKNCPDTLKVLLRSIESGITNLPVFFDKKERLAVYAAQVTGNPHFFDSNTIAEIFLFDFISYHFHMQNGEGLSDMEYRNQQYYTAGIIRDDLSNYVTVYGIHAKDTDSILHSGIEGFFDRKEPILLTLYTLSRLKEVYGEKEIYILENPSVFSWLCQQYPEKSFVCTNGQLRFSAFVLLDHLSRTSDLFYSGDHDPEGLLIAQKLKLRYKERLTLWNYSMDLYEQNLSDVTLNKRRLKQLDQIFIEELQEIKEDMKYQKKAAYQEIMLENYILQ; encoded by the coding sequence TTGAGAGAGGATAAAAACTCAGAATATAATCAGTTGCTGCAAGAAGCAATCATATATTTTAAAAAATATCCAGTATTTCACAAGATATTTTCAGGCTTTTGTAAAAAATACGAAAGTCTTGGGCATCTTGGAGGTACAGTTGTTATTAAAAATTTGACGAAAGATGAGAAAATGCAGTTATCGGGATTCTTTCAAAGAGATTTTTACAAGAATAAAACGATCTCTATTTCTATGCAGAGGATGGAGAAAGCATTAAAAGATAGTAAATTTGAATCACTTGAATGGATGGATATTCTGGAAGAATACTTTGACCATAAAATGATCTGGAAAAAAGAAATGTTACAAAAGGAAAATGAAAAACGAGAGCTGTTTTTTGCTCTGCTTCTAAAAGAAATAAAATCGGATCTTGTAAGAGAATGGCTAAATGACCGGATCAGAGAAAGATCATTGATCTATCAACGACTGCAAAAGGAATACAAGAATTGTCCAGATACACTAAAAGTATTGTTGCGTTCTATAGAATCAGGGATAACAAATCTACCTGTGTTTTTCGATAAGAAAGAAAGGCTTGCTGTATATGCGGCACAGGTGACAGGCAATCCGCATTTCTTTGACTCGAATACAATTGCGGAGATTTTCCTGTTTGATTTTATATCTTATCATTTTCATATGCAAAATGGAGAAGGACTATCAGATATGGAATATCGCAATCAGCAGTATTATACGGCAGGAATCATAAGAGATGATCTTTCAAATTATGTAACAGTTTATGGAATTCATGCAAAAGATACAGATTCTATTTTACATTCAGGGATCGAAGGATTTTTTGACAGGAAAGAACCAATATTGCTCACATTGTATACATTAAGCAGATTGAAAGAGGTTTATGGAGAGAAAGAAATTTATATTCTGGAGAACCCATCTGTCTTTTCCTGGCTTTGCCAGCAATATCCAGAGAAAAGTTTTGTTTGCACCAATGGACAGTTAAGGTTCTCGGCTTTTGTATTATTAGATCATTTATCCAGAACATCGGACCTGTTTTATTCTGGTGATCATGATCCAGAAGGATTATTGATTGCTCAAAAATTAAAATTACGTTATAAAGAACGATTAACTTTATGGAATTATTCGATGGATCTTTATGAGCAAAATCTGTCAGATGTAACATTAAATAAACGAAGATTAAAGCAGCTGGATCAGATATTCATTGAAGAACTTCAAGAAATCAAAGAAGATATGAAGTATCAAAAAAAGGCAGCGTATCAGGAAATTATGTTGGAGAATTATATATTGCAATAA
- the panF gene encoding sodium/pantothenate symporter — MSANQKIILAIFIVYLALNAAIGIIFSNRQNKKQHTSSEKKFFIGGRNMNGLLLAMTTMATYTSVSSFISGPGAAGLTYGYAQAWIATVQVPITFLVLGVLGNKLALVSRRTGAVTVVGYLKARYKNDVLVIVTSLLMVAFFMAQMIGQFTGGATLISSITGLDHVVSLLIFGAVVIIYTSFGGFSAVAITDTIQGIIMCVGTFLLLFFVLKAGGGLAGIDTGLAQNLPGVYDDLFSKYSPGTLLSFWILVGFGTLGLPQTAVRSMGFKNTKSLHSAMWIGAVTCSFIIVGMHMAGTWAGALVDTKNLPTSDYFIPYIVQKIMPVGLAGTFLAAPMAAVMSTADSLLILASAAIVKDLWRNYVVKDDPVKIQSYNKNVGKMSTLVTFAFGVIVILLTINPPDIIFFLNLFALGGLECSFFWPLVGGLFWKKGTKQAAIFSSLGAAITYVFCYYNVQIAGINAVVWGLLAGGILYFVIGNITCKNGLDEDIIKNCF, encoded by the coding sequence ATGTCAGCAAATCAGAAAATCATTCTTGCAATTTTTATTGTTTACCTTGCCTTAAATGCTGCGATCGGTATCATTTTCAGTAACCGTCAGAATAAAAAACAGCATACATCCTCCGAGAAAAAATTCTTCATCGGTGGAAGAAATATGAACGGACTTCTTCTGGCAATGACAACCATGGCAACTTATACTTCTGTAAGTTCCTTTATTTCTGGTCCAGGAGCTGCTGGTCTTACTTATGGATATGCACAGGCATGGATCGCTACAGTTCAAGTTCCGATCACATTTCTGGTACTAGGTGTCCTTGGTAACAAACTTGCTTTAGTTTCCAGAAGAACTGGTGCCGTTACTGTTGTAGGTTATTTAAAGGCTCGTTATAAAAATGATGTTTTAGTTATTGTAACCAGCTTACTTATGGTTGCCTTCTTCATGGCACAGATGATTGGACAATTTACTGGCGGAGCAACTTTGATCTCTTCTATCACTGGACTTGATCATGTTGTTTCTTTATTGATCTTTGGAGCAGTTGTTATCATTTATACATCTTTTGGTGGTTTCAGTGCTGTTGCGATCACAGATACGATTCAGGGAATTATCATGTGTGTCGGTACATTTTTACTTTTATTCTTTGTATTAAAAGCTGGCGGCGGACTTGCTGGTATTGATACCGGACTGGCACAGAATCTGCCTGGAGTATATGATGATCTATTTTCAAAGTACAGTCCCGGTACGCTACTTAGTTTCTGGATTCTTGTAGGATTTGGTACACTTGGACTTCCTCAGACAGCCGTTCGTTCTATGGGATTTAAAAATACAAAGAGTCTTCATTCTGCGATGTGGATCGGTGCTGTTACCTGCAGTTTTATCATCGTTGGTATGCATATGGCTGGTACATGGGCCGGTGCACTGGTAGATACTAAGAACCTTCCGACGTCTGATTACTTTATCCCATACATCGTTCAGAAGATCATGCCCGTCGGACTTGCAGGAACTTTCCTAGCTGCTCCTATGGCTGCTGTTATGTCTACCGCTGATTCTCTTTTGATCCTTGCTTCTGCAGCGATCGTGAAAGATCTATGGCGTAACTATGTTGTCAAAGATGATCCTGTGAAAATTCAGTCTTATAACAAAAATGTTGGGAAAATGAGCACGCTCGTTACGTTCGCATTTGGTGTGATCGTTATCTTACTTACGATCAATCCACCTGATATCATTTTCTTTCTGAATCTATTTGCCTTAGGTGGTCTGGAATGCAGTTTTTTCTGGCCTTTGGTCGGAGGATTGTTCTGGAAGAAAGGAACAAAACAGGCAGCAATCTTTAGTTCTCTCGGTGCTGCGATCACTTATGTATTTTGTTATTATAACGTACAGATTGCTGGAATCAATGCTGTTGTATGGGGACTTCTTGCTGGTGGAATCTTATATTTTGTGATAGGAAATATCACTTGTAAAAATGGTCTTGACGAAGATATCATCAAAAATTGTTTCTAA
- a CDS encoding YhdT family protein produces the protein MKKLTRQEKHEQCMREIRGTLIVVLICCAWHIASAFLLNGTGLYFLGMPAWFSVSTFGTIILSLIGVWYLLKHVFINFEYDDEEEGEE, from the coding sequence ATGAAAAAATTAACAAGACAGGAGAAACATGAACAGTGTATGCGTGAGATCCGTGGAACATTGATCGTTGTATTGATCTGCTGTGCTTGGCATATTGCCAGTGCGTTTTTGTTAAATGGTACTGGTCTTTATTTTCTAGGTATGCCCGCATGGTTTAGTGTGTCAACATTCGGAACGATCATACTTTCTTTGATCGGTGTCTGGTACCTATTAAAACATGTATTTATTAATTTTGAATATGACGATGAAGAGGAGGGAGAAGAATAA
- a CDS encoding Asp23/Gls24 family envelope stress response protein: MENKSSYQISEQGVLGEVKIADDVIAVIAGIAATEVTGVARMCGNITNELVSKLGVNNLSKGVKVVVENHHVRVNLALELDYGVSIPEISKKVQDRVKAAIENMTGLKVREVNVRVTGVAAEEE; the protein is encoded by the coding sequence ATGGAGAATAAAAGTAGTTACCAGATAAGCGAGCAGGGAGTGCTCGGGGAAGTGAAAATTGCAGATGATGTGATTGCAGTGATCGCAGGAATCGCAGCAACTGAAGTGACAGGAGTTGCCAGAATGTGTGGGAATATCACGAATGAACTGGTAAGTAAACTTGGAGTGAATAATCTGTCCAAGGGAGTCAAAGTTGTCGTAGAGAATCATCATGTAAGAGTCAATCTTGCATTAGAACTTGACTATGGAGTTAGTATTCCAGAGATTTCTAAGAAAGTTCAAGATCGTGTGAAAGCAGCAATCGAGAACATGACAGGATTAAAGGTCAGAGAAGTTAACGTCCGTGTCACAGGCGTTGCAGCAGAAGAAGAGTAA
- the nusB gene encoding transcription antitermination factor NusB: MKRSEVREHIFRILFCVEFCEKEEFEDQVELYFHGHENINEKTQKEITEKTENLIEHLDEIDEQISAHTNAWNLERLGKAELSILRLATYEILLDEQVPRKVAINEAVELAKKYCNEKAAPFINGVLSKIGQDMDEE, translated from the coding sequence ATGAAAAGAAGTGAGGTAAGAGAACATATTTTCAGAATTTTATTTTGTGTAGAATTTTGTGAGAAAGAAGAATTTGAAGATCAGGTTGAATTATATTTTCATGGACATGAAAATATCAATGAGAAGACACAGAAAGAAATTACAGAGAAAACAGAGAATCTGATCGAACATTTAGATGAAATCGATGAACAGATTTCTGCACATACGAATGCATGGAATTTAGAGAGACTTGGAAAAGCTGAATTATCTATTTTAAGACTTGCAACCTATGAAATCTTATTAGATGAACAGGTGCCAAGAAAAGTAGCGATCAATGAGGCAGTAGAACTTGCAAAGAAATACTGCAATGAAAAGGCAGCACCATTTATCAATGGTGTCTTAAGTAAGATTGGACAGGATATGGATGAAGAGTAA
- the xseA gene encoding exodeoxyribonuclease VII large subunit — translation MKSKVFSVTQINTYIKRMFQSDYALRRISIKGQVSNCKYHSSGHIYFSLKDEESQISCVMFASARYNGLQFELEDGQEVIVDGNVSVYERGGSYQLYAQEIRLNGIGELYVAYEMLKQKLYEEGLFDHEIKKPIPKNPKKIGVVTARTGAAIHDIISTAKRRNPYVQLVLYPAKVQGEGASDTIVSGIRTLDQYGVDTIIIGRGGGSIEDLWAFNEENVARAIYEAKTPIISGTGHEVDTTIADYAADLRAATPTAACELAVPDITEVMEGIANREYTMDALLKQIIRRYQMKLQKYQITIANYDPRFQLQEQKMRLSELEEQIQQVMKNKMTGYKHKLELYAKELHGLSPTAKLINGFGYLEDQNGEPVTSVHKVKEGDQISLTISDGTILAMAKQIRTMDEKGK, via the coding sequence ATGAAGAGTAAAGTTTTTTCTGTAACACAGATTAATACTTATATCAAACGAATGTTTCAAAGTGATTATGCCTTAAGGAGGATTTCAATCAAGGGACAGGTGTCAAACTGTAAGTATCATTCTTCTGGGCATATTTATTTTTCATTGAAAGATGAAGAAAGCCAGATTTCTTGTGTAATGTTTGCGAGTGCAAGATATAATGGATTGCAGTTTGAATTAGAAGATGGACAGGAAGTCATTGTGGATGGAAATGTCAGTGTCTATGAGCGTGGCGGAAGTTATCAGCTATATGCACAGGAGATTCGTTTAAATGGAATCGGAGAATTATATGTTGCATATGAGATGTTAAAACAGAAGCTTTATGAAGAAGGATTGTTTGACCACGAGATCAAGAAGCCGATTCCAAAGAATCCAAAGAAGATCGGTGTGGTAACGGCAAGAACAGGAGCAGCAATTCATGATATCATTAGTACAGCAAAGCGCAGGAATCCGTATGTACAGTTAGTATTATATCCTGCTAAAGTACAGGGAGAAGGTGCATCTGATACGATCGTATCTGGAATTCGCACTCTGGACCAGTATGGAGTTGATACCATTATCATCGGAAGAGGTGGGGGCTCGATCGAGGACTTGTGGGCATTTAATGAAGAGAATGTCGCAAGAGCGATCTACGAAGCAAAGACACCGATCATTTCTGGAACAGGGCATGAGGTGGATACTACCATTGCGGATTATGCGGCAGATCTTCGCGCGGCAACACCGACAGCAGCCTGTGAACTTGCAGTTCCAGATATCACAGAAGTGATGGAAGGAATCGCAAACAGAGAATATACAATGGATGCGTTGTTAAAACAGATCATCCGGCGTTATCAGATGAAATTGCAGAAGTATCAGATCACCATTGCAAATTACGATCCACGATTTCAACTTCAGGAACAGAAGATGCGTTTGTCAGAATTAGAAGAACAGATTCAGCAAGTGATGAAGAATAAGATGACAGGGTATAAGCACAAACTGGAATTGTACGCAAAAGAACTTCATGGGTTATCACCAACAGCGAAATTGATCAATGGATTTGGATATTTAGAAGATCAGAATGGTGAGCCAGTTACAAGCGTTCACAAAGTGAAAGAGGGAGATCAGATTTCCTTAACGATTTCAGATGGAACGATCCTTGCAATGGCAAAGCAGATCAGAACAATGGATGAAAAAGGGAAGTAA
- the xseB gene encoding exodeoxyribonuclease VII small subunit, with protein MTKKKFDIDQGFHQLDEILTKLSSEEIKLPEAVKLYTEGVNLVKQCKDSLDKVEKELIVLEENGEEHEL; from the coding sequence ATGACAAAGAAGAAATTTGATATTGATCAGGGTTTTCATCAGTTAGATGAAATTCTTACAAAGCTTTCCAGTGAAGAAATCAAACTTCCAGAGGCTGTCAAACTATATACTGAAGGAGTAAATCTTGTGAAACAGTGTAAGGATTCTCTGGATAAAGTAGAAAAAGAATTGATCGTATTAGAAGAGAATGGGGAAGAACATGAACTTTAA